One Benincasa hispida cultivar B227 chromosome 5, ASM972705v1, whole genome shotgun sequence genomic window carries:
- the LOC120078011 gene encoding uncharacterized protein LOC120078011: MATATIALLSTDKLTDDNYASCKHMITIIPIIEDLMFALTEERSPIPAPNAARNVREAYKHWTRANEKARAYILASLSHVFAKKHELIVLAHEIMESVQGMFE; this comes from the coding sequence atggctacagccacaatTGCTTTGCTTAGCACCGATAAGTTGACTGACGACAATTACGCTAGTTgtaaacatatgatcacgataATAccaatcatcgaggatctcatgtttgcccttACGGAGGAGCgttctcctattccagctcctaacgccgctcgaaatgttcgggaggcgtACAAGCATTGGacacgggcgaatgagaaggctcgagcctatattTTGGCCAGTCTGAGCCACGTGTttgccaagaagcatgagctcatAGTCTTagcgcatgagatcatggagtccgtACAGGGGATGTTCGAATAA